A DNA window from Castanea sativa cultivar Marrone di Chiusa Pesio chromosome 7, ASM4071231v1 contains the following coding sequences:
- the LOC142642681 gene encoding mitochondrial phosphate carrier protein 1, mitochondrial isoform X2 has protein sequence MRGGGGGGGGQGVERWVCEEFSPGYYALCTFGGMLSAGTTHLAITPLDVLKVNMQVNPIKYNGISSGLSTLWREQGPSSLWRAAHLLKYLLMWLSVLSKLSKFAFKHSLVLRRAWLMGFQNFMQLKGLRVSMIMFSTFEHTVELIYHNIIQRRKEDCSRAQQLSVTCLAGYTAGAVGTVISNPADNIVASLYNKQAENVLQAVKKIGLVNLFTRSLPVRFLLVGPVVTSQWFFYDTIKVLSGLPTSGGLRRRVEEANVSA, from the exons AtgagaggaggaggaggaggaggaggaggacaAGGGGTTGAAAGGTGGGTTTGTGAGGAATTTTCACCTGGGTATTATGCGCTTTGCACTTTTGGAGGAATGCTTAGTGCTGGGACTACTCATCTTGCTATCACACCTCTTGATGTCTTGAAAGTGAATATGCAG GTGAATCCAATCAAGTATAATGGCATTTCTTCAGGGCTGTCAACCCTTTGGAGAGAACAAGGACCTTCTTCACTTTGGAGAG CAGCGCATCTGCTCAAGTATTTGCTGATGTGGCTCTCAGTCCTTTCGAAGCTGTCAAAATTCGCGTTCAAACACAGCCTAGTTTTGCGAAGGGCTTGGTTGATGGGTTTCCAAAACTTTATGCAACTGAAGGGCTTGCGGG TCTCTATGATAATGTTTTCAACATTTGAGCATACAGTGGAATTGATATATCACAATATtattcaaagaagaaaagaagattgTTCAAGAGCCCAACAGCTTAGTGTTACCTGTTTAGCAGGCTATACAGCTGGAGCTGTTGGTACTGTCATCTCGAACCCTGCTGACAACATTGTTGCCTCTCTTTACAACAAACAGGCTGAAAATGTGCTGCAG GCAGTGAAGAAAATTGGGCTTGTTAATCTATTTACCAGAAGTCTTCCTGTTCGATTTTTATTAGTTGGTCCTGTTGTTACGTCACAATGGTTCTTCTATGACACCATTAAAGTTCTAAGTGGACT
- the LOC142642681 gene encoding mitochondrial phosphate carrier protein 1, mitochondrial isoform X1 has product MRGGGGGGGGQGVERWVCEEFSPGYYALCTFGGMLSAGTTHLAITPLDVLKVNMQVNPIKYNGISSGLSTLWREQGPSSLWRGWSGKFFGYGIQGGCKFGLYEYFKKFYSDVLIDDGNKSFIFFLSSASAQVFADVALSPFEAVKIRVQTQPSFAKGLVDGFPKLYATEGLAGFYKGLFPLWGRNIPFSMIMFSTFEHTVELIYHNIIQRRKEDCSRAQQLSVTCLAGYTAGAVGTVISNPADNIVASLYNKQAENVLQAVKKIGLVNLFTRSLPVRFLLVGPVVTSQWFFYDTIKVLSGLPTSGGLRRRVEEANVSA; this is encoded by the exons AtgagaggaggaggaggaggaggaggaggacaAGGGGTTGAAAGGTGGGTTTGTGAGGAATTTTCACCTGGGTATTATGCGCTTTGCACTTTTGGAGGAATGCTTAGTGCTGGGACTACTCATCTTGCTATCACACCTCTTGATGTCTTGAAAGTGAATATGCAG GTGAATCCAATCAAGTATAATGGCATTTCTTCAGGGCTGTCAACCCTTTGGAGAGAACAAGGACCTTCTTCACTTTGGAGAGGTTGGTCTGGCAAATTTTTTGGATATGGAATTCAAGGCGGCTGCAAATTTGGTCTCTATGAATACTTTAAGAAGTTTTACTCTGATGTGTTGATAGATGATGGTAACAAGAGTTTCATATTCTTTCTCAGCAGCGCATCTGCTCAAGTATTTGCTGATGTGGCTCTCAGTCCTTTCGAAGCTGTCAAAATTCGCGTTCAAACACAGCCTAGTTTTGCGAAGGGCTTGGTTGATGGGTTTCCAAAACTTTATGCAACTGAAGGGCTTGCGGG CTTTTACAAGGGACTTTTTCCACTCTGGGGTCGAAATATTCCAT TCTCTATGATAATGTTTTCAACATTTGAGCATACAGTGGAATTGATATATCACAATATtattcaaagaagaaaagaagattgTTCAAGAGCCCAACAGCTTAGTGTTACCTGTTTAGCAGGCTATACAGCTGGAGCTGTTGGTACTGTCATCTCGAACCCTGCTGACAACATTGTTGCCTCTCTTTACAACAAACAGGCTGAAAATGTGCTGCAG GCAGTGAAGAAAATTGGGCTTGTTAATCTATTTACCAGAAGTCTTCCTGTTCGATTTTTATTAGTTGGTCCTGTTGTTACGTCACAATGGTTCTTCTATGACACCATTAAAGTTCTAAGTGGACT